A single window of uncultured Pseudodesulfovibrio sp. DNA harbors:
- a CDS encoding ABC transporter substrate-binding protein, producing the protein MKGFLKGIGLLTLMLVCSAFLLAGCGEEKSNTIKIGFNLPLTGDIPEVGEGSKNAAEMYLKDINDAGGLEVGGQKYMLEFVYMDNESKAESATNVALKLIDQENVVAIIGPNSSKQAVPAGGTCNENRVPMISPWSTNPNTTLDRPWVFRAAFLDPFQGPVVADFAAKKFDAKTAAVIFDVSNDYSKGLAEIFKTSWEAKGLGPVVAFESHGTKDQDFSAQLTTVIAANPDFIFVPDNYNQVALIIQQARDLGYKGPFMGSDAWGTPDLIKLCGDECYGNFFSTHYAAAGAKGATKTFIDRYEKVYGSTPADYAALTWDSIGIMIEAIKNAGKVESDPVAMRKAVREGLSAIKSFDGITGSSKFDAQGDPIKCAVVVKISDKGEFVFEESVCP; encoded by the coding sequence ATGAAAGGTTTTCTTAAAGGTATAGGCCTGCTGACCCTGATGTTGGTATGCAGCGCCTTTCTGTTGGCCGGTTGTGGAGAGGAAAAGTCTAATACAATCAAAATCGGCTTCAACCTGCCCCTGACCGGTGATATTCCGGAAGTCGGCGAAGGTTCCAAGAACGCAGCAGAGATGTATCTCAAAGACATCAACGATGCAGGCGGTCTGGAAGTGGGCGGTCAGAAGTACATGCTCGAGTTCGTTTACATGGACAACGAATCCAAAGCCGAATCTGCCACAAACGTTGCCTTGAAGCTCATTGATCAGGAAAATGTTGTTGCCATCATCGGCCCCAACTCCTCCAAGCAGGCTGTACCCGCAGGTGGTACCTGTAACGAAAACCGCGTCCCCATGATTTCTCCGTGGTCCACCAACCCGAACACGACACTGGATCGCCCCTGGGTTTTCCGCGCAGCCTTCCTCGACCCCTTCCAGGGTCCTGTTGTTGCCGACTTCGCTGCCAAGAAGTTTGACGCCAAGACTGCTGCTGTTATCTTTGATGTCTCCAACGACTACTCCAAGGGTTTAGCCGAAATCTTCAAGACTTCCTGGGAAGCAAAAGGCCTCGGCCCGGTCGTGGCTTTCGAATCTCACGGCACCAAAGACCAGGATTTCTCTGCGCAGTTGACCACCGTCATCGCTGCTAACCCGGACTTCATCTTCGTACCTGACAACTACAATCAGGTTGCCCTGATCATCCAGCAGGCCCGTGACCTCGGTTACAAAGGTCCCTTCATGGGTTCCGACGCTTGGGGTACTCCTGACTTGATCAAGCTGTGCGGCGACGAATGCTACGGCAACTTCTTCTCCACCCACTACGCTGCAGCCGGAGCCAAGGGCGCCACCAAGACCTTCATTGATCGTTATGAAAAAGTTTATGGTTCCACACCAGCTGACTACGCAGCCCTGACGTGGGATTCCATCGGCATCATGATCGAAGCCATCAAAAACGCAGGCAAGGTCGAATCCGACCCCGTTGCCATGCGTAAGGCCGTTCGCGAGGGTCTGTCTGCCATCAAGTCTTTTGACGGCATCACCGGTTCCTCCAAGTTCGACGCACAGGGTGATCCCATCAAATGCGCTGTGGTTGTTAAGATTTCCGACAAAGGTGAATTCGTCTTTGAAGAATCTGTCTGCCCATAA
- a CDS encoding branched-chain amino acid ABC transporter permease — MDFIIQNILNALQWGSFYALIALGYTLVYGVLRLINFAHGDIFMVGAYIAFFVAGFLLGPAVGLSPFVTFLLAVPLTMFLTACVGVTLERVAYRPLRRKGAHRLYVVITALMCGLILEYSNLAVLGASRLKFPELVEKTIWHLGGVTITNLKVIVIVAAVAVFVFLNFIVTKTKIGMAMRGISYDKFAIPLMGIPIDAIIVFTFVLGSSFAGLAGLLFAMSYPVLEPFMGMIIGWKAFIAAVVGGIGDIRGAFYGGFLLGFIEVGVVTVFPSTYRDLFAFTILLIILWMKPTGLFGMPQSTKI, encoded by the coding sequence GTGGACTTTATTATTCAAAACATACTCAATGCGCTTCAGTGGGGCAGTTTCTATGCCCTTATCGCATTGGGCTACACCCTCGTGTACGGCGTACTCAGGCTGATCAACTTCGCCCATGGCGATATTTTCATGGTTGGCGCGTATATCGCTTTTTTCGTGGCCGGATTTCTGCTCGGTCCCGCAGTTGGCCTTTCGCCCTTCGTGACATTTTTGCTCGCTGTGCCGCTGACCATGTTCCTGACCGCCTGTGTCGGTGTCACGCTTGAACGCGTCGCATACCGTCCCTTGCGTCGCAAAGGAGCGCACCGACTCTACGTGGTCATTACGGCACTCATGTGCGGACTGATCCTTGAGTACTCAAACCTGGCAGTGCTCGGAGCCAGCCGCCTCAAATTTCCTGAACTGGTCGAAAAAACAATCTGGCATCTCGGCGGCGTAACCATCACAAACCTGAAGGTCATCGTCATTGTGGCGGCAGTCGCTGTTTTCGTTTTCCTCAACTTCATCGTCACCAAAACGAAAATCGGCATGGCCATGCGCGGCATTTCCTACGACAAATTCGCCATTCCACTTATGGGCATCCCCATTGACGCCATTATCGTGTTCACCTTTGTTCTCGGTTCCTCTTTTGCGGGTCTGGCCGGACTTCTGTTCGCCATGTCCTATCCGGTTCTCGAACCATTCATGGGCATGATTATCGGTTGGAAAGCATTTATTGCAGCGGTTGTCGGCGGCATCGGAGATATCCGGGGAGCATTTTACGGAGGCTTCCTACTTGGCTTCATTGAGGTCGGTGTTGTTACCGTATTTCCATCCACCTATCGCGATTTGTTCGCCTTTACGATCCTGCTGATCATCCTCTGGATGAAACCAACAGGTTTGTTCGGCATGCCGCAATCAACCAAAATTTAG